A portion of the Phaeodactylum tricornutum CCAP 1055/1 chromosome 7, whole genome shotgun sequence genome contains these proteins:
- a CDS encoding predicted protein has product MKLINLLFTSAIVHHGCTAFQTLPPIGMRPFHSLDAPSEAVGVMFASRKSNNRKQSASTTKGFGVPPPTAEDVAVKFPSRVPDNAEGEDCPCLSHKQYGNCCALHHHGQKRTEEPIDVLRSRYSAFCYRIPLYIMATTHPTCRDYNENRLEWVKCLNRDGMFDSYDFVKLEIGDQESGDNADEAYLDFKVTLRAKAETSQCAPGQELTVLEKSRFLRDGDPLQWRYAGGDVRTDVIGIESVVLNA; this is encoded by the coding sequence ATGAAGCTTATCAATCTATTATTCACGTCTGCTATCGTACACCATGGGTGTACAGCgttccaaactcttccaccTATCGGTATGCGGCCTTTTCATTCTCTTGACGCTCCTTCCGAAGCTGTCGGCGTCATGTTCGCCAGTAGAAAGTCCAACAATAGAAAACAATCGGCGTCTACTACTAAAGGGTTTGGCGTACCTCCACCGACAGCAGAAGATGTGGCGGTCAAATTTCCGTCTCGGGTACCCGATAACGCTGAGGGCGAGGACTGTCCCTGCCTTAGCCACAAACAGTATGGCAACTGCTGCGCCCTACATCATCATGGCCAAAAGCGTACCGAAGAGCCAATCGATGTGCTACGGTCGCGGTATTCTGCATTCTGCTATAGAATTCCTCTATACATCATGGCGACAACACACCCGACGTGCAGAGATTACAATGAAAACCGCTTGGAATGGGTAAAATGCTTGAATCGCGACGGCATGTTCGATTCTTATGATTTTGTTAAGCTGGAGATCGGTGACCAAGAAAGTGGAGATAATGCAGACGAAGCTTATCTAGATTTCAAAGTGACACTCCGGGCAAAGGCTGAAACCTCTCAATGCGCCCCGGGACAGGAACTGACCGTCCTCGAGAAATCTCGTTTTCTCCGAGACGGAGATCCGCTCCAGTGGAGATATGCAGGTGGAGACGTCCGAACAGATGTAATAGGAATCGAAAGCGTGGTACTAAACGCTTAA